One genomic window of Trichlorobacter lovleyi includes the following:
- the speA gene encoding arginine decarboxylase yields MERWSINESAKVYNLDNWGADLFSINKKGNVCVHPSSNSKNAIDLRALVDDLIKRKIKPPILLRFMDVLQGRIASINRVFRNAIAENDYPAKYQTFYPIKVNQQRQVVEAIASYGKRYNIGLEVGSKPELVAGIAISTGNGLPIICNGYKDAEYIETVLFATRVGYNITIVVEKLFELEKIIELAKKTGIRPSLGIRVKLSSKGTGKWATSGGEDAKFGLRMSEIMAAIKMLDEAGLLDCVNLLHSHIGSQVTKIDKIKTALIEAARIYTEMRKLGVNIQYLDIGGGLGVDYDGSKSSYFSSVNYTVEEYANDVIYQIKNICDEAGVDCPNIISESGRATVAHYSVLITNVLNTNTQNLMPDYEQILEEMEKPAPTVRKLLDIYKSIDRYSLREDYHDTLQLINEAVSLFNLGYLTLQDRAIAEWLYSKIIKKINSIVEKIKPIPEELQNFQLALRQTYFANFSLFQSIPDSWAIDQLFPIMPLQRLGQRPDVMASIADITCDSDGEITSFVGENGRSKFLPMHKLKKDEDYYIGFFLIGAYQEILGDLHNLFGDTNAVHITFNKKTGYMIDTVINGDATWETLKYVQYKGPEILKHVRDNLEKQVAIKKVSIEESSHFIELLDRTLLGYTYLGE; encoded by the coding sequence ATGGAGCGCTGGTCAATCAATGAGTCTGCCAAGGTGTACAACCTGGATAACTGGGGAGCAGACCTGTTTTCAATCAACAAAAAAGGCAATGTCTGTGTTCACCCATCCTCAAACTCAAAGAATGCCATTGATCTGCGCGCCCTGGTTGATGACCTGATCAAGCGCAAGATCAAGCCGCCGATCCTGCTGCGTTTCATGGATGTGCTGCAGGGGCGGATCGCCTCCATCAACCGGGTCTTCCGGAATGCCATTGCTGAAAACGACTATCCCGCCAAATACCAGACCTTCTATCCGATCAAGGTAAACCAGCAGCGCCAGGTGGTTGAGGCGATTGCCAGCTATGGTAAACGCTACAACATCGGCCTTGAGGTCGGTTCCAAGCCGGAACTGGTGGCCGGCATCGCCATCTCCACCGGCAATGGCCTGCCGATTATCTGCAACGGTTACAAGGATGCAGAATATATTGAAACCGTGCTGTTTGCCACCCGGGTCGGCTACAACATCACCATCGTGGTAGAGAAGCTGTTTGAGTTGGAAAAGATCATTGAACTTGCCAAAAAGACCGGTATCAGGCCAAGCCTGGGTATCCGGGTCAAGTTGTCCTCCAAGGGGACCGGCAAGTGGGCCACTTCTGGCGGCGAGGATGCCAAGTTTGGTCTGCGGATGTCAGAGATCATGGCCGCCATCAAGATGCTGGATGAGGCAGGGCTGCTGGATTGCGTCAATCTGCTGCACTCCCATATCGGCAGCCAGGTCACCAAGATCGACAAGATCAAGACCGCCCTGATCGAGGCAGCCCGGATCTATACCGAGATGCGCAAGCTGGGGGTTAATATCCAGTATCTGGATATTGGCGGCGGTCTGGGGGTTGATTATGATGGTTCCAAATCCAGCTATTTCTCAAGCGTCAACTACACGGTGGAAGAGTACGCCAATGACGTGATCTATCAGATCAAGAACATCTGCGATGAAGCCGGAGTGGACTGCCCCAACATCATCTCTGAATCCGGCCGGGCCACGGTTGCCCACTATTCAGTGCTGATTACCAATGTCCTCAATACCAACACCCAGAACCTGATGCCGGATTATGAGCAGATTCTGGAGGAGATGGAAAAACCTGCCCCAACGGTTCGCAAGCTGTTGGATATCTACAAGAGCATCGACCGTTACTCGTTGCGGGAGGATTACCACGACACCCTGCAACTGATCAACGAGGCGGTCAGCCTGTTCAATCTGGGCTATCTGACCCTGCAGGACCGGGCTATTGCCGAATGGCTCTACTCAAAGATCATCAAGAAGATCAACAGCATTGTGGAGAAGATCAAGCCGATCCCGGAGGAGCTACAGAACTTCCAGCTTGCCCTGCGTCAGACCTATTTTGCCAACTTCTCACTGTTCCAGTCCATTCCGGACTCCTGGGCCATTGATCAGCTCTTCCCGATCATGCCGCTGCAGCGTCTGGGGCAGCGTCCGGATGTGATGGCCTCAATTGCGGATATTACCTGCGATTCAGACGGCGAGATCACCAGCTTTGTGGGGGAGAACGGACGCAGCAAGTTCCTGCCGATGCACAAGCTGAAAAAGGATGAGGATTACTACATCGGCTTTTTCCTGATCGGCGCCTATCAGGAGATCCTGGGTGACCTACACAACCTGTTCGGTGACACCAATGCCGTGCATATCACCTTTAACAAAAAGACCGGCTATATGATTGATACGGTCATTAACGGCGATGCCACCTGGGAAACCCTCAAGTACGTTCAGTACAAAGGTCCGGAGATTCTCAAGCATGTGCGGGACAATCTTGAAAAGCAGGTTGCCATCAAGAAGGTCTCCATTGAGGAAAGCAGCCACTTTATTGAACTGTTGGATAGAACCCTGTTGGGCTACACCTACCTGGGTGAATAG
- the pnp gene encoding polyribonucleotide nucleotidyltransferase, with protein MTFNEKCVEAQVGNMNVKISTGKMAKQASGAVVISSGDTMVLVTVVGTKEAKPGQDFFPLTVNYTEKTYAGGKIPGSFFKREGRPSEDETLICRLIDRPIRPLFPESYLCDTQVMATVISAEEDHDPAILSMIGASAALMISDIPFEGPVAGVKVGRVDGKLIANPSAEQLKLSDLEIVVAAGKDAIFMVEGEADFVSEEDLLEAVFFAKDAVQGILAAQEELAKQVGTAKREVAPLAVDEALKAKVTELAFDRIAQAFKIKAKQERYAAVAQIKEEVVAALAAEFEGRDKEIKGFIGDIEYDRMRNDVLETGIRIDGRDTKTVRPIAIEAGLLPRAHGSTLFTRGETQVLAAATLGTSQDEQRMDSLYGEYRKKFMLHYNFPPFSVGETSFRLAPGRREIGHGMLAERAISAILPSHDDFPYTIRIVAETLESNGSSSMATVCSGCLSLMDAGVPVKAPVAGIAMGLIKEGEKVAILTDILGDEDHLGDMDFKVAGSADGVTALQMDIKIGGVSKEIMQQALKQAKEGRLHILGKMAQCLAAPREEMSAFAPRITTIWIKPDRIRDVIGTGGKTIRSITEATGVMIDIDSDNSGKINIASSDKAACDAAIQMIRGLTDEVEEGKLYMGTVKKIMEFGAFVEVLPGTDGLVHISELDETRVKNVTDILNEGDKVLVKCIGVDKQGKIKLSRKAALGQSLEEKD; from the coding sequence ATGACATTCAACGAAAAGTGCGTAGAAGCTCAGGTAGGAAACATGAACGTAAAGATTTCCACCGGCAAGATGGCCAAGCAGGCCAGTGGTGCGGTGGTGATCAGCAGTGGCGATACCATGGTGCTGGTAACCGTGGTGGGCACCAAAGAGGCGAAGCCGGGCCAGGACTTCTTTCCCCTGACCGTCAACTACACCGAAAAAACCTATGCCGGCGGAAAGATTCCCGGCAGCTTCTTCAAGCGTGAAGGCCGTCCCTCCGAGGACGAGACCCTGATCTGCCGTCTGATCGACCGTCCGATCCGTCCCCTGTTCCCTGAGTCATACCTGTGTGACACCCAGGTCATGGCAACCGTTATTTCTGCTGAAGAAGACCATGATCCGGCCATCCTGTCCATGATCGGCGCATCCGCAGCCCTGATGATCTCGGACATCCCGTTTGAAGGTCCGGTTGCCGGTGTCAAGGTTGGCCGTGTTGACGGCAAGCTGATCGCCAACCCCAGTGCAGAGCAACTGAAACTGAGTGACCTTGAGATCGTGGTTGCTGCTGGTAAGGATGCCATCTTCATGGTTGAGGGTGAGGCTGACTTTGTTTCTGAAGAGGATCTGCTTGAGGCGGTCTTCTTTGCCAAGGATGCAGTTCAAGGAATCCTGGCTGCTCAGGAAGAACTGGCCAAGCAGGTTGGCACTGCCAAGCGCGAAGTTGCTCCCCTGGCTGTTGATGAAGCACTGAAGGCAAAGGTAACGGAGCTGGCCTTTGACCGTATTGCCCAGGCGTTCAAGATCAAGGCCAAGCAGGAGCGGTATGCTGCTGTGGCGCAGATCAAGGAAGAGGTTGTCGCTGCCCTGGCTGCTGAGTTTGAAGGCCGTGATAAAGAGATCAAAGGCTTTATCGGCGATATCGAATATGATCGTATGCGTAACGATGTGCTGGAAACCGGCATCCGTATTGATGGCCGTGATACCAAAACCGTTCGCCCGATCGCCATTGAGGCAGGTCTGCTGCCCCGTGCGCACGGTTCCACCCTGTTTACCCGTGGTGAGACCCAGGTGCTGGCTGCTGCCACGCTGGGTACCTCACAGGATGAGCAGCGTATGGACTCGCTCTATGGTGAATACCGCAAGAAGTTCATGCTGCACTATAACTTTCCTCCTTTCTCGGTTGGTGAAACCAGCTTCCGTCTGGCTCCGGGCCGTCGTGAGATCGGTCACGGCATGCTGGCAGAACGGGCTATTTCCGCTATCCTGCCAAGCCACGACGACTTCCCGTATACCATCCGGATCGTGGCAGAGACCCTTGAGAGCAACGGTTCCTCCTCCATGGCGACCGTCTGCAGCGGTTGTCTCTCTCTGATGGATGCCGGCGTGCCGGTCAAGGCACCGGTGGCTGGTATTGCCATGGGCCTGATCAAGGAAGGCGAGAAGGTTGCCATCCTGACTGACATCCTGGGCGATGAAGATCATCTGGGCGATATGGACTTCAAGGTTGCCGGTTCCGCAGACGGCGTAACCGCCCTGCAGATGGATATCAAGATCGGTGGCGTCAGCAAGGAGATCATGCAGCAGGCCCTTAAGCAGGCCAAGGAAGGCCGTCTGCATATCCTGGGCAAGATGGCCCAGTGTCTGGCCGCTCCCCGTGAAGAGATGTCTGCCTTTGCCCCGCGCATCACCACCATCTGGATCAAGCCTGACCGTATCCGCGACGTTATCGGTACCGGCGGCAAGACCATCCGCAGCATTACCGAGGCAACCGGCGTTATGATCGACATTGACTCCGACAACAGCGGCAAGATCAATATCGCCAGCTCGGACAAGGCTGCCTGTGACGCCGCAATCCAGATGATCCGCGGTCTGACGGATGAGGTTGAAGAAGGCAAGCTCTATATGGGCACCGTCAAGAAGATCATGGAGTTCGGCGCCTTTGTGGAAGTGCTGCCCGGTACTGATGGCCTGGTACATATCTCCGAACTGGACGAGACCCGCGTCAAGAATGTTACCGACATCCTGAACGAAGGTGACAAGGTGCTGGTCAAGTGTATCGGCGTGGATAAACAGGGTAAGATCAAGCTTTCGCGCAAGGCCGCCCTTGGCCAGTCGTTGGAAGAAAAAGACTAA
- the rpsO gene encoding 30S ribosomal protein S15 → MLATEKKQEIINNFKKHEGDTGSPEVQIAILTARIVYLTDHFKIHKKDHHSRRGLLKLVGQRRRMLDYLKSRDLDRYKKVIEQLGIRR, encoded by the coding sequence GTGCTGGCTACAGAAAAAAAGCAGGAAATCATTAACAACTTTAAGAAGCATGAAGGCGATACCGGATCCCCTGAGGTCCAGATTGCAATCCTGACCGCACGTATTGTGTATCTGACCGATCACTTCAAGATCCACAAGAAGGATCATCACAGCCGCCGCGGTCTGTTGAAGCTGGTTGGCCAGCGTCGTCGCATGCTTGACTATCTCAAGTCCCGTGACCTTGATCGCTACAAGAAGGTGATCGAGCAACTCGGTATCCGCAGGTAG
- a CDS encoding DHH family phosphoesterase, whose amino-acid sequence MTETIQKIADAIRQSRTVLITSHEGPDGDAIGSSLGLAAFLKAIGKQVVVHLADPVPELYRFLPGADQVCDAIPDQDFDLAFVLDVGEFRRAGKRFGAFKRIGQTINLDHHLTCENFGAINLIDEQAAATGLLVWRIAKAYGFTADYATALCLYVAVLTDTGSFRYSNSNQEAFTAAGELVDQGGLNAWHVAEKLYESQPRKRLELLAQALPTLEFVKDGQVASITVTLAMYAATGATAELTDGFVNYPRSVAGVEVSVFFRQLDERKYKVGFRSKGTVNVATLAQAFGGGGHHNAAGGTVEGSLDEVKRIVYGAVEAAQW is encoded by the coding sequence ATGACGGAAACGATTCAGAAGATCGCTGACGCTATCCGGCAAAGCCGGACCGTGTTGATTACCAGCCATGAAGGCCCTGATGGTGATGCCATTGGCTCGTCATTGGGGCTTGCTGCATTTTTGAAGGCGATCGGCAAGCAGGTGGTGGTGCATCTGGCTGACCCGGTGCCTGAGCTGTACCGCTTTCTGCCCGGTGCGGATCAGGTCTGCGATGCTATCCCTGATCAGGATTTTGATCTTGCCTTTGTGCTTGATGTAGGAGAGTTCCGTCGTGCCGGCAAGCGGTTCGGTGCTTTCAAGCGGATTGGACAGACCATCAATCTTGACCATCACCTGACCTGCGAAAACTTTGGTGCCATCAACCTGATCGATGAGCAGGCTGCGGCAACCGGCCTGCTGGTCTGGCGGATTGCCAAGGCCTACGGCTTTACCGCTGATTATGCAACCGCCCTCTGCCTCTATGTGGCAGTGTTGACTGATACCGGCTCGTTCCGCTATTCAAACTCGAACCAGGAGGCCTTCACTGCTGCTGGTGAACTGGTTGATCAGGGGGGCCTGAATGCCTGGCATGTGGCGGAAAAACTGTATGAAAGCCAGCCCCGCAAACGCCTTGAGCTGCTGGCGCAGGCGTTGCCCACCCTTGAATTTGTAAAAGATGGCCAGGTTGCCTCAATTACGGTGACCCTTGCCATGTATGCTGCAACAGGTGCTACTGCCGAGTTGACCGATGGTTTTGTCAATTATCCGCGTTCGGTGGCCGGGGTTGAGGTCTCCGTTTTTTTTCGTCAACTTGATGAACGCAAGTACAAGGTCGGCTTCCGCTCCAAGGGGACCGTCAATGTGGCCACGCTGGCCCAGGCCTTTGGAGGTGGCGGCCATCATAACGCCGCCGGAGGTACGGTTGAAGGAAGCCTGGACGAGGTTAAGCGGATCGTCTATGGAGCGGTTGAAGCAGCACAGTGGTAG
- a CDS encoding ribosome-binding factor A, with the protein MKHKRSDKVAETIHTTISTILSRGLNDPRIGFVTITGVEVTDDLHLARIFFTVIGDEAAKKSSEAGLNSAARFIRHELGKVLKMRYTPDILFKYDHSQEYGQRIDDLLREVGTSNDGNDSEDR; encoded by the coding sequence ATGAAACACAAACGTTCCGATAAGGTCGCCGAGACCATCCATACTACTATCTCCACGATCCTGTCCCGGGGGTTGAATGACCCCCGGATCGGTTTTGTCACCATTACCGGGGTTGAGGTGACCGACGACCTGCATCTGGCACGGATCTTTTTTACGGTGATTGGTGATGAGGCTGCCAAGAAGAGTTCCGAGGCAGGCTTGAACAGTGCGGCCCGCTTTATTCGGCATGAGTTGGGTAAAGTGCTGAAGATGCGCTATACCCCTGATATCCTTTTTAAGTATGACCATTCCCAGGAGTATGGCCAGCGGATTGATGACCTGCTGCGGGAAGTGGGAACCAGCAATGACGGAAACGATTCAGAAGATCGCTGA
- the infB gene encoding translation initiation factor IF-2, with protein MSKTRVSNLAEKLGIDTKEVLARLKALGYDAKAGSSTVDDEAVAKLTASRPAESGPEEVRVTTNIVRRRSRPSAAAEPEAEAPAVVEAAAPAAPVVVVEKAAPVIPERVSVVKKAVETVVAPVVAEAAPAAEAVTAPAEPVTAVEPTVAQETSPAAPTAKPVTAAPAVPPQPERASATQARILGMIEIPITPEARPYRREPGRGPGPGGDRGPRPAGGQDNRGPRPAGAQDNRGPRPAGANDNRGPRPAGANDNRGPRPAGPPRDPAAPRPAGARPVQLTQVDLPPQGEERRKALGPNRKPGGPAKDTAADKAKKGAAAKGKGREQLNKQALLSREERQFDPFHKSRKKGKEREEPGKTELTTPKAIKRIIKISETITIGELAKRMGIKATDLIKAMMKMGSMVTINHVLDHDAAVLLASDYGYEVENVAVDLDEILEFTPDAPELLQERPPVVTIMGHVDHGKTSLLDAIREANVIAGEAGGITQHIGAYDVELHGRKITFLDTPGHEAFTAMRARGAKVTDIVILVVAADDGVMPQTKEAINHSKAAGVPIIVAINKIDKPDARPEKVKQELTEHGIVSSEWGGDVTMVEVSAKKRLNLEELLEMILLQADLMDLKANPDKAAKGTIVEGKLDKGRGPVATVLVQEGTLRTGDYCVVGVHSGRVRAMQNDRGERVLAAGPAMPVEVVGLPGVPDAGDIFVAMKDEKQAKEIATLRQIKQRELELAKHAKMSLEQLYEKIQKGEVKDLNVIVKADVQGSVEAVAESLRKLSTEAVRLNVIHTAVGAITETDVNLATASNAIIIGFSIRPEVKAQAMAEKEGVDIRLYNVIYDAVDDVRKAMEGLLEPVFKEKYLGRAEIREIFSVPKVGNVAGCYIQDGKILRNAQVRLLRDNVVVYQGKLGTLRRFKDDVKEVATGYECGMGLENYNDIKVGDIIEAFEMEKVAAKL; from the coding sequence ATGAGTAAGACCCGGGTAAGCAATCTTGCGGAAAAGCTGGGCATCGATACCAAGGAGGTACTTGCCAGGCTGAAGGCGTTGGGCTATGACGCCAAGGCCGGATCCTCCACGGTTGACGATGAGGCGGTGGCCAAGCTGACAGCATCCAGACCGGCTGAGTCCGGCCCTGAAGAGGTTCGGGTTACGACGAACATAGTCCGTCGCAGATCAAGGCCTTCTGCAGCAGCAGAGCCCGAGGCGGAAGCCCCGGCAGTTGTTGAGGCTGCTGCCCCTGCTGCTCCTGTTGTCGTGGTTGAAAAGGCTGCTCCTGTTATCCCGGAGCGGGTTTCTGTCGTGAAAAAGGCTGTTGAAACGGTTGTCGCACCGGTAGTGGCCGAGGCTGCTCCGGCAGCTGAGGCAGTGACGGCCCCTGCCGAACCTGTGACAGCTGTTGAGCCGACCGTTGCTCAGGAAACCTCTCCAGCGGCGCCAACAGCCAAACCAGTGACGGCTGCGCCAGCTGTTCCTCCCCAGCCGGAACGTGCCAGTGCAACCCAGGCCCGCATCCTGGGGATGATCGAGATTCCAATCACCCCTGAAGCACGGCCCTATCGTCGTGAGCCGGGTCGCGGTCCCGGACCGGGTGGTGATCGTGGTCCCCGTCCGGCAGGTGGTCAGGATAACCGTGGTCCTCGTCCGGCAGGTGCTCAGGATAACCGCGGTCCTCGTCCGGCAGGTGCGAACGACAACCGTGGTCCCCGTCCGGCAGGTGCGAACGACAACCGTGGTCCCCGCCCGGCAGGACCGCCGCGGGATCCTGCCGCACCCCGTCCAGCCGGTGCACGTCCTGTTCAGTTGACCCAGGTCGATCTGCCACCGCAGGGCGAAGAACGCCGCAAAGCCTTGGGGCCGAACCGGAAGCCGGGTGGTCCAGCCAAGGATACTGCTGCCGACAAGGCCAAAAAGGGAGCAGCAGCCAAAGGCAAGGGTCGTGAGCAACTTAACAAGCAGGCGTTGCTTTCAAGAGAAGAACGCCAGTTTGACCCGTTCCACAAGTCTCGCAAAAAAGGCAAGGAACGTGAAGAACCGGGCAAAACAGAGCTTACGACACCTAAGGCGATCAAGCGGATTATCAAAATCTCTGAGACCATTACCATTGGTGAACTTGCCAAGAGGATGGGGATCAAGGCAACTGACCTGATCAAGGCCATGATGAAGATGGGATCAATGGTTACCATCAACCATGTGCTTGACCACGATGCTGCGGTACTGCTTGCCTCAGATTACGGCTACGAAGTGGAGAACGTGGCAGTAGACCTGGATGAAATCCTGGAGTTTACCCCGGATGCGCCGGAACTGCTGCAGGAACGTCCGCCGGTGGTTACCATCATGGGCCACGTTGACCATGGTAAGACCTCGCTCTTGGATGCCATTCGTGAGGCCAACGTTATTGCCGGTGAGGCCGGTGGCATTACCCAGCATATCGGTGCCTATGACGTGGAGCTGCATGGACGTAAGATTACCTTCCTGGACACCCCTGGTCACGAGGCGTTTACTGCCATGCGTGCCCGTGGTGCCAAGGTAACTGATATCGTTATCCTGGTGGTGGCTGCAGATGACGGTGTCATGCCTCAGACCAAGGAAGCGATCAACCACTCCAAGGCTGCCGGTGTGCCGATTATTGTTGCCATCAACAAGATCGACAAACCGGATGCCCGGCCTGAAAAGGTCAAGCAGGAACTGACTGAACATGGCATTGTCTCCTCTGAGTGGGGTGGCGATGTGACCATGGTTGAAGTATCTGCCAAGAAGCGCTTGAACCTGGAAGAGCTGCTTGAGATGATCCTGCTGCAGGCTGACCTGATGGATCTGAAAGCAAACCCTGACAAGGCTGCCAAAGGTACGATTGTAGAAGGTAAGCTGGATAAGGGACGTGGACCGGTTGCCACCGTGCTGGTACAGGAAGGTACGTTGCGTACCGGCGATTACTGTGTGGTTGGCGTTCACTCTGGCCGTGTGCGGGCCATGCAGAATGACCGTGGCGAGCGGGTACTTGCCGCCGGACCGGCCATGCCGGTTGAGGTGGTTGGTCTGCCCGGAGTACCGGATGCCGGTGATATCTTTGTGGCCATGAAGGATGAGAAACAGGCCAAAGAAATCGCAACCCTGCGCCAGATCAAACAGCGTGAGCTGGAGCTGGCCAAGCATGCCAAGATGTCCCTGGAGCAGTTGTACGAGAAGATTCAGAAGGGTGAAGTCAAGGATCTCAACGTGATCGTCAAGGCAGACGTTCAGGGCTCGGTTGAGGCGGTGGCAGAATCGCTGCGTAAGCTGTCAACTGAAGCGGTTCGCCTGAATGTTATCCATACCGCTGTTGGTGCCATTACCGAGACCGACGTCAACCTTGCCACTGCCTCCAATGCCATTATCATCGGCTTCAGTATCCGTCCTGAGGTCAAGGCCCAGGCCATGGCTGAGAAGGAAGGTGTGGATATCCGGCTCTACAACGTTATCTACGACGCCGTGGATGATGTCCGTAAGGCGATGGAAGGTCTGCTTGAGCCGGTATTCAAGGAAAAATACCTTGGCCGCGCCGAAATACGTGAGATCTTCTCCGTACCCAAGGTCGGCAACGTTGCCGGTTGCTACATCCAGGATGGCAAGATTCTCCGTAATGCTCAGGTTCGTCTGCTGCGTGACAACGTCGTGGTCTACCAGGGTAAACTGGGCACTTTGCGCCGCTTCAAGGATGATGTCAAAGAGGTTGCGACCGGCTACGAGTGCGGTATGGGGCTGGAGAACTACAATGATATCAAGGTCGGCGATATCATAGAGGCCTTTGAGATGGAAAAAGTGGCAGCCAAGCTGTAG
- a CDS encoding saccharopine dehydrogenase family protein, with protein MSNVLIIGAGGVGQVVAHKCAQRRDIFSEITLASRTKSKCDAIAAQLGNSIKTAQVDADNVPELVALIKQVQPKLVINVALPYQDLTIMDACLETGVDYLDTANYEPLDTAKFEYSWQWAYQDRFKQAGLMALLGSGFDPGVTNVYTALAAKKYLDVIEELDIIDANAGSHGQPFATNFNPEINIREVTATCRHWENGQFVESPALSTKRVFDFPEGIGPMNCYRLYHEEMESIVKHIPTIKKAQFWMTFSDNYLKHLEVLQNVGMTRIDEVEFQGQKIVPIQFLKALLPDPGSLGPLTKGKTCIGVIARGQKDGKRKQVYIYNICDHEACYKEVQSQAISYTTGVPAVVGAIMMLANKWHAPGVWNMEQFDPELFLEVLGPMGLPTVVVDGGEWPEL; from the coding sequence ATGAGTAACGTACTCATCATCGGTGCCGGCGGTGTCGGCCAGGTTGTTGCCCACAAGTGTGCCCAGCGTCGTGACATCTTTAGCGAGATTACGCTGGCCTCCCGCACCAAGTCAAAATGCGACGCCATTGCTGCCCAGCTGGGCAACAGCATCAAGACCGCCCAGGTGGATGCTGATAACGTCCCCGAGCTGGTGGCCCTGATCAAACAGGTGCAACCAAAGCTGGTGATCAACGTGGCCCTGCCGTATCAGGACCTGACCATCATGGATGCCTGCCTTGAGACCGGGGTGGATTATCTGGATACAGCCAACTACGAGCCGCTGGACACGGCCAAGTTTGAGTATTCCTGGCAATGGGCCTACCAGGACCGCTTCAAGCAAGCTGGCCTGATGGCGCTGCTGGGGTCCGGTTTTGATCCGGGCGTGACCAACGTCTATACTGCCCTGGCGGCCAAGAAGTATCTGGATGTGATTGAAGAGCTGGATATCATCGATGCCAACGCCGGCAGCCACGGCCAGCCCTTTGCCACCAACTTCAACCCTGAGATCAATATCCGTGAAGTAACCGCCACCTGCCGTCACTGGGAAAACGGCCAGTTTGTGGAAAGCCCGGCGCTCTCCACCAAGCGGGTCTTTGACTTCCCTGAGGGGATCGGGCCGATGAATTGCTACCGTCTCTACCATGAAGAGATGGAGTCAATCGTCAAGCATATCCCCACCATCAAAAAGGCCCAGTTCTGGATGACCTTTTCTGACAACTACCTGAAGCACCTTGAAGTGCTGCAGAATGTCGGTATGACCCGGATTGATGAGGTGGAGTTCCAAGGCCAGAAGATCGTGCCGATCCAGTTTCTCAAGGCGCTGTTGCCGGATCCCGGTTCTTTGGGGCCGCTCACCAAGGGCAAGACCTGCATCGGGGTGATTGCACGCGGTCAGAAGGATGGTAAGCGCAAGCAGGTCTATATCTACAACATCTGTGACCACGAGGCCTGCTACAAGGAGGTTCAGTCCCAGGCCATCAGCTACACCACCGGCGTACCAGCGGTGGTGGGGGCGATCATGATGCTGGCCAACAAGTGGCATGCTCCGGGTGTCTGGAACATGGAACAGTTTGATCCTGAGCTGTTCCTGGAGGTGCTGGGGCCAATGGGGTTGCCAACCGTGGTAGTTGACGGCGGAGAGTGGCCCGAGCTGTAG
- the truB gene encoding tRNA pseudouridine(55) synthase TruB: MVDGFLVIDKPAGISSHDVVNRVRRILGTRKVGHTGTLDPFATGVLPIAVGEGTKAIQFLDEGEKAYEAVIRLGLVTDTLDITGAVLQEHDPAGVRQEQLLGAMARLTGGISQVPPMYSAIKQGGQPLYKLARKGVEVERAARQVTIHSFELLGFSSPLATVRVHCSRGTYVRTLADDLGKLLGCGACLTALRRTMSGPFRLEAAMTLDQLACSVAEGLVQQRVVALTAATSHLQQIQLTESELQKLKNGIPPRDRLLEMQPGLFSLMYGQQVIAVAEQTPEMAISLKRVFN; encoded by the coding sequence GTGGTAGACGGTTTTCTGGTCATTGATAAACCTGCCGGTATCAGCTCCCATGATGTCGTCAATCGGGTGCGGCGCATCCTTGGAACCAGGAAGGTCGGCCATACCGGTACCCTTGATCCCTTTGCAACCGGTGTGCTGCCGATTGCCGTGGGGGAGGGGACCAAGGCGATCCAGTTCCTGGATGAAGGTGAAAAGGCGTATGAGGCGGTCATCCGGCTCGGTCTGGTAACCGATACCCTCGACATCACCGGTGCTGTCTTGCAGGAACATGATCCCGCCGGGGTACGCCAGGAGCAGCTTCTGGGGGCCATGGCACGTCTGACCGGCGGGATCAGCCAGGTCCCTCCCATGTATTCTGCCATCAAGCAGGGGGGGCAACCGTTGTACAAGCTGGCCCGCAAGGGGGTCGAGGTAGAGCGGGCAGCCCGGCAGGTAACCATCCACAGCTTCGAACTGCTTGGGTTTTCATCGCCTCTGGCAACCGTTCGGGTGCATTGCTCCCGTGGCACCTATGTGCGGACATTGGCTGATGATCTGGGAAAGCTGCTTGGATGCGGTGCCTGTCTGACTGCGTTGCGGCGCACCATGAGCGGACCGTTCCGGCTGGAGGCAGCCATGACCCTTGACCAGCTTGCCTGCTCTGTTGCAGAAGGGCTGGTGCAGCAGCGTGTGGTGGCCTTGACCGCGGCGACCTCACACCTGCAGCAGATTCAGCTGACTGAATCTGAGCTGCAGAAGCTTAAAAACGGTATTCCGCCCCGGGACAGGCTGCTTGAGATGCAACCGGGACTGTTCAGTCTGATGTATGGCCAACAGGTGATAGCGGTTGCAGAACAGACCCCTGAGATGGCTATCAGCCTGAAAAGGGTCTTCAACTGA